In the Mytilus galloprovincialis chromosome 10, xbMytGall1.hap1.1, whole genome shotgun sequence genome, one interval contains:
- the LOC143048477 gene encoding uncharacterized protein LOC143048477, with amino-acid sequence MGASCSSDQTSGSSGGIGAVPKLKIAVVGDRQVGKSCVVSRYMKNQFSPMYIPTKKPVIESSVRKINIPGHAVVALTVWDIPGQEDIDLYSTYFKNLDAAVVIVDINDSESIEMAPVWKRIVVNNTFETSPVVESSEGGKIETTTMEKKPVDPETFPVLLLGNKFDLVEEDGYKEKLRQMKASEKDESGAKTIWNITEEDKPECVRLMDKIKQKANFYGSVTASAQDSDGTVAEGIQFLLRHVLQTKYGLNKWKPKETKKVKAKNKVEEYDGLDMTEIEIFDSIFKVAEISVKKVKMLTDYHNKCLGKLRESCTNAGILGEDDAASLEDCMIALRRNIGEQAKLKVKKDDDFCKLDVTSKDPDFKPERYIRILLKIYQNEFAVVCKAILKECPAMISKLKDQDAELSTLCESSWEEVELSNGIPRPKDEVNKISDIIVQNRARMQHTKLESAKLIDKVEDYKKKIKAAFLW; translated from the exons ATGGGTGCCAGTTGTAGTTCAGACCAGACATCAGGGTCTTCAG gagGAATTGGTGCTGTTCCGAAGTTGAAAATTGCTGTAGTAG GAGATAGACAGGTGGGGAAGTCCTGTGTCGTTTCAAGGTACATGAAGAATCAGTTTAGTCCAATGTACATACCTACAAAGAAACCTGTTATtg AGAGTTCCGTTCGTAAGATAAACATCCCAGGTCATGCAGTGGTAGCATTAACAGTATGGGATATCCCAGGACAGGAGGATATAGACCTGTATAGTACATACTTCAAAAATCTAGATGCTGCTGTGG tgatTGTTGATATCAATGATTCTGAAAGTATTGAGATGGCCCCTGTATGGAAGAGGATTGTTGTCAACAATACCTTTGAAACATCCCCTGTTGTTGAAAGCTCAGAAGGAGGCAAAATTGAAACCACAACTATGGAGAAAAAACCTGTTGATCCAGAAACATTTCCTGTTCTGTTGCTTGGCAACAAATTTGATCTG GTGGAGGAAGATGGATATAAGGAGAAACTAAGACAAATGAAAGCTAGTG AAAAAGATGAGTCAGGAGCCAAAACAATCTGGAATATAACAGAGGAAGACAAGCCAGAATGTGTTAGACTTATggacaaaattaaacaaaaggcTAATTTTTATGGAAG TGTTACTGCCTCAGCACAGGATTCTGATGGGACTGTAGCAGAAGGAATTCAGTTCTTACTTAGACATGTATTACAGACTAAGTATGGCCTTAACAAATGGAAACCTAAAGAAACAAAGAAGGTCAAGGCTAAAAATAAGGTTGAGGAGTATGATGGACTTGACATGACAGAAATAGAAATT TTTGATAGCATATTCAAAGTAGCTGAAATCTCAGTGAAGAAAGTGAAAATGCTAACTGATTACCACAACAAATGTTTGGGGAAATTAAGAGAATCTTGTACCAATGCTGGAATACTAGGAGAAGATGATGCTGCCAGTTTGGAGGATTGTATGATAGCACTAAGGAGGAACATTGGGGAGCAGGCCAAATTAAAG GTTAAAAAAGATGATGATTTTTGTAAGTTGGATGTTACTTCCAAGGATCCAGACTTTAAACCAGAGAGATACATCAGAATACTATTGAAAATTTATCAGAATGAG TTTGCAGTTGTATGTAAAGCTATTCTGAAAGAATGTCCTGCGATGATTTCGAAACTGAAGGATCAAGATGCAGAGTTGTCTACCCTTTGTGAATCTTCATGGGAAGAGGTAGAGTTGTCCAATGGTATACCCAGGCCTAAAGATGAAGTCAATAAAATATCTGACATTATTGTACAGAACAGGGCCAGAATGCAGCATACCAAATTAGAATCAGCAAAACTAATTGATAAGGTTGAGGATTACAAGAAGAAGATTAAAGCAGCATTCCTTTGGTGA